A single genomic interval of Campylobacter sp. MIT 12-8780 harbors:
- a CDS encoding histidine phosphotransferase has protein sequence MGILQNLEQDFEHDDIEKFLQFFRTMCDRFEPLIIKLASDTDKYKQAIDELETLAHNTAWASRRLELVEVTDLCVFCEELMSQAKRFTGPASDEFTDWLLLLSDQFEKYCRSYENDDAVLAVFNPSLVKMPNSISK, from the coding sequence ATGGGGATATTACAAAATTTAGAGCAAGATTTTGAGCATGATGATATAGAAAAATTTTTGCAATTTTTTCGCACTATGTGTGATCGGTTTGAACCTCTTATCATCAAGCTTGCAAGCGATACAGACAAATACAAGCAGGCTATTGATGAGCTTGAAACCCTCGCACACAACACAGCTTGGGCTTCAAGAAGGCTTGAGCTTGTTGAGGTTACTGATCTGTGTGTGTTTTGCGAGGAGCTTATGAGTCAAGCAAAACGTTTTACTGGTCCAGCAAGTGATGAATTTACGGATTGGCTTTTGCTTTTAAGCGATCAATTTGAGAAGTATTGCAGGAGCTATGAAAACGATGATGCGGTTTTAGCTGTTTTTAATCCAAGTTTGGTTAAAATGCCAAATTCCATATCCAAGTAA
- a CDS encoding YqaE/Pmp3 family membrane protein, whose protein sequence is MIYALAIFFPWLALMIKGFWIQGIFCLILQCTMIGWLPATIWAIMAINQKINQKRHKEMIDAISKNQNTQA, encoded by the coding sequence TATTTTTCCCTTGGCTTGCTTTAATGATCAAGGGTTTTTGGATACAAGGTATCTTTTGCCTTATTTTGCAATGCACCATGATAGGTTGGCTACCAGCTACTATTTGGGCGATCATGGCAATCAACCAAAAAATAAACCAAAAACGACACAAAGAAATGATTGACGCGATAAGCAAAAATCAAAACACTCAAGCATAA